From Segatella copri, the proteins below share one genomic window:
- the hflX gene encoding GTPase HflX, which produces MKEFVISEVKAETAVLVGLITKTQDEAKTKEYLDELEFLADTAGAVTVKRFTQKVVSPNQTTYVGKGKLEEIKEYIKNEEEEDREVGMVIFDDELSAKQIRNIEQELQVKILDRTSLILDIFAMRAQTAAAKTQVELAQYRYMLPRLQRLWTHLERQGGGSGSGGGKGSVGLRGPGETQLEMDRRIILGRMSLLKERLAEIDKQKTTQRKNRGRMVRVALVGYTNVGKSTIMNLLSKSEVFAENKLFATLDTTVRKVVVDNLPFLLADTVGFIRKLPTDLVDSFKSTLDETREADLLLHVVDISHPDFEEQIQVVENTLKELDCADKPSMIIFNKIDNYSWVEKEEDDLTPMEKENIPLEDLKKTWMAKLNEDCLFISAKNKENIDEFREILYKKVRELHVQKYPYNDFLYQDYE; this is translated from the coding sequence TCAAGGCGGAAACCGCTGTACTCGTGGGTCTGATTACCAAGACACAGGACGAAGCCAAGACAAAAGAATATCTCGACGAGCTGGAATTTCTTGCCGATACTGCGGGGGCTGTCACCGTAAAGCGATTCACGCAGAAGGTGGTTTCTCCTAACCAGACCACCTATGTGGGTAAGGGTAAACTCGAAGAAATCAAAGAATATATCAAAAACGAAGAAGAGGAAGATAGAGAAGTAGGTATGGTCATCTTTGATGATGAGCTTTCTGCCAAACAGATCCGTAACATCGAACAGGAACTGCAGGTAAAGATTCTGGACCGCACCTCACTCATCCTCGATATCTTCGCCATGCGTGCGCAAACCGCTGCGGCTAAAACCCAGGTAGAGTTGGCGCAATATCGTTATATGCTCCCTCGTCTGCAAAGACTCTGGACTCACCTGGAACGACAGGGTGGTGGTTCAGGTTCTGGTGGCGGTAAGGGATCTGTTGGTCTGCGTGGACCGGGTGAGACCCAGCTCGAGATGGACCGCCGTATCATCCTCGGCAGAATGAGTCTCCTCAAAGAGCGACTGGCAGAAATCGACAAGCAGAAGACTACACAGCGAAAAAACAGAGGCAGAATGGTGCGCGTAGCACTGGTAGGCTATACCAACGTAGGTAAATCTACCATCATGAATCTGCTCAGCAAGAGCGAGGTGTTTGCAGAGAACAAACTCTTTGCCACCCTCGACACCACCGTACGCAAGGTAGTGGTAGACAACCTGCCGTTCCTCCTTGCCGATACCGTAGGATTCATCCGCAAATTGCCAACCGACCTGGTCGACTCATTCAAGAGTACCCTTGACGAGACACGCGAGGCCGACCTTCTTCTGCACGTAGTAGACATCTCACATCCCGACTTCGAAGAGCAGATCCAGGTAGTAGAGAATACGCTCAAGGAACTGGATTGCGCCGATAAGCCATCGATGATTATCTTCAACAAGATAGACAACTACTCATGGGTAGAAAAAGAGGAAGACGACCTCACACCGATGGAGAAAGAGAACATCCCGCTGGAAGACCTGAAGAAGACCTGGATGGCAAAACTCAATGAGGACTGCCTCTTCATCTCGGCAAAGAACAAGGAGAACATCGACGAATTCCGCGAGATACTCTACAAGAAAGTAAGAGAGTTGCACGTACAGAAGTATCCATACAACGACTTCCTGTACCAGGATTATGAGTAA
- a CDS encoding thiol protease/hemagglutinin PrtT: MKKKEERKKWKGLKMGNLFVGFVALMMTCSQTVHAEEINWQKAAEIAKRYVTLPQNDGMKAKEKGRKNKAGTPYYIYNDARGQGFVIVSGDDQMGEVLGYSKEGSLDTLNANPCVKLLLSGYRQTFEVLKEGKVKVQSHTRNGLYSKTVAPMLKSKWGQSYPFNAKTGYEYSGCVATAVAQMMYYHQWPAQGQGKNEYVVTYYQDKKSADFSQSHYDWANMLPDYRYPVQATPAEIDAVALLMNDVGVASFMQYTPSASGTQGVFAYQALQKHFDYSAAYVTKAVEGPGRFAEILRQELLNGCPVYLEGRPAGSASGHAWVTDGFDENGLFHMNFGWEGQGDAYYSLTNLNVSQTGSEFQGKPLAFNRAITAILAHPNNGKYPEIERGLLETSPQLMFNEGGSLSLKEASGKLFEPSQPVTVEMNSFVNRGKPFRGDIGVAVYDEAGNLKQVVYSDDHQQGGFTERLYGGEQKGWMGTDYLINQAQKISLSLAGLENGYYRIIAICAARKDDGSWDDFLPMKKAPVIGVELKDGAGRISEICSEDARFQLMGQPRLDGKAEQGSKVRAFFTIKNLNGVPRDCYLRVKLLDENQEVVLSTRVDQLTEIDGFSETEIPILLSVPAQLAPGYYQVKLEITSDEAETQDCPVNGIHDQDAAYIEVVKGEEKPLMAKAEVFLADDSNEKIETGSVDVSKVSLFKMGVSLRTTEDRSYEGHVSLISEDVHTKEEIEVNGISDDVTVSSALDVPLYSYWLRKNNLPWTDGHTYLFRVMGEIGGKKVELKNPQEPSYFLKRKGDILILYQDTATGIENATISDTETEICREGQQLLVSGKDVRKIKLYHAGGNLLRQASGTDGKTVSLSLQGIRQGVYLLRVENGMQSKTYKLLL; this comes from the coding sequence ATGAAAAAGAAAGAAGAAAGGAAAAAATGGAAGGGACTGAAAATGGGGAACCTATTTGTGGGATTCGTTGCTCTGATGATGACCTGTTCTCAAACTGTTCATGCCGAGGAAATTAACTGGCAGAAGGCGGCGGAGATTGCTAAGAGATATGTCACTCTGCCGCAAAACGACGGTATGAAAGCAAAGGAGAAGGGCAGGAAAAATAAGGCTGGTACACCTTATTATATATATAATGATGCGCGGGGACAGGGATTCGTTATCGTATCAGGTGATGACCAGATGGGTGAAGTGCTGGGATACAGCAAAGAAGGTAGTCTCGATACGCTCAATGCCAATCCCTGCGTAAAACTGCTGCTTTCGGGATACCGACAGACTTTCGAGGTGCTGAAAGAAGGAAAGGTGAAGGTGCAAAGCCATACACGCAACGGACTTTACTCTAAAACCGTAGCGCCGATGCTGAAAAGCAAATGGGGACAGTCGTATCCGTTTAATGCTAAAACGGGATATGAATACAGCGGCTGTGTGGCTACGGCTGTGGCTCAGATGATGTATTATCATCAGTGGCCGGCTCAGGGACAGGGAAAAAACGAATATGTGGTAACCTACTACCAGGACAAGAAAAGTGCGGATTTCAGTCAGTCGCATTACGACTGGGCCAACATGTTGCCCGACTACCGCTATCCGGTTCAGGCTACTCCTGCAGAGATTGATGCCGTAGCCTTACTGATGAACGATGTGGGTGTGGCTTCTTTCATGCAATATACGCCCAGCGCAAGTGGAACCCAGGGAGTCTTCGCCTATCAGGCGTTGCAGAAGCATTTCGATTATTCGGCAGCCTATGTTACGAAAGCTGTAGAAGGACCGGGAAGGTTTGCCGAAATCCTGAGACAGGAACTGCTTAACGGATGTCCGGTTTATCTGGAAGGCAGACCAGCCGGTTCGGCTTCCGGTCATGCCTGGGTAACTGATGGTTTCGATGAAAACGGCCTCTTCCACATGAACTTCGGTTGGGAGGGACAGGGCGATGCCTACTATTCGCTCACCAATCTCAATGTTTCGCAGACCGGAAGTGAGTTTCAGGGCAAACCGCTTGCCTTTAACCGTGCCATTACCGCCATTTTAGCTCATCCCAACAACGGGAAATATCCCGAAATAGAGCGCGGACTGCTGGAAACTTCGCCGCAGCTGATGTTCAACGAGGGCGGTTCTCTCAGCCTGAAAGAGGCGTCGGGAAAGTTATTCGAGCCTTCACAGCCGGTAACTGTCGAGATGAATTCCTTCGTCAACAGAGGCAAGCCTTTCAGGGGTGACATCGGTGTTGCCGTTTATGATGAAGCAGGGAATCTCAAGCAGGTGGTTTATTCAGATGATCATCAGCAGGGAGGCTTTACGGAAAGACTTTATGGCGGAGAGCAGAAGGGATGGATGGGAACTGATTATCTTATCAATCAGGCTCAGAAAATCAGTCTCAGTCTTGCCGGTCTTGAAAACGGCTATTACCGTATCATTGCTATATGTGCAGCCCGGAAGGATGATGGTTCATGGGATGATTTCCTGCCGATGAAGAAGGCACCTGTTATCGGGGTGGAACTGAAAGACGGTGCCGGCCGCATCTCTGAAATCTGTTCGGAAGATGCCCGCTTCCAACTGATGGGGCAGCCAAGACTTGACGGCAAAGCTGAACAGGGCAGCAAGGTACGTGCCTTCTTCACTATCAAGAACCTCAATGGTGTGCCACGCGACTGTTACCTGAGAGTGAAACTGCTGGATGAGAACCAGGAGGTTGTGCTGAGTACACGTGTGGACCAGCTGACCGAAATAGATGGTTTCAGCGAGACCGAAATCCCGATTCTCCTTTCGGTTCCTGCCCAGCTTGCTCCGGGATATTATCAGGTGAAACTGGAGATTACTTCGGATGAAGCCGAAACCCAGGATTGTCCGGTCAACGGAATCCACGACCAGGATGCAGCCTATATAGAGGTGGTAAAGGGAGAAGAGAAACCGCTGATGGCAAAAGCTGAAGTCTTTCTGGCTGATGATTCGAACGAGAAGATAGAAACCGGAAGCGTCGATGTATCGAAGGTATCTCTCTTCAAGATGGGTGTTTCGCTGCGTACGACAGAAGACCGCAGTTACGAGGGGCATGTTTCCCTCATCTCTGAAGATGTACATACAAAGGAAGAAATAGAGGTAAATGGAATCAGCGATGATGTAACCGTCTCATCAGCTTTAGACGTGCCGCTTTACAGCTACTGGCTGCGCAAGAATAATCTGCCTTGGACCGACGGTCATACCTATCTGTTCAGGGTGATGGGCGAGATAGGAGGAAAGAAAGTGGAACTGAAGAATCCGCAGGAACCTTCTTATTTTCTCAAGCGAAAGGGCGATATCCTTATTCTCTATCAGGATACAGCTACAGGAATAGAAAATGCTACCATCTCTGATACTGAAACCGAGATCTGTCGCGAGGGACAGCAACTCTTGGTTTCGGGCAAGGACGTGAGAAAGATTAAACTGTATCATGCGGGAGGAAACCTGCTCAGACAGGCATCTGGTACGGATGGAAAAACAGTCAGTCTCTCTTTACAGGGTATCAGACAAGGCGTTTATCTGTTGCGGGTAGAAAACGGTATGCAAAGCAAGACATATAAACTGCTGCTTTAA
- a CDS encoding C10 family peptidase, with protein sequence MDKKFYAIAVSAICAMNVYAGPVDVNKAQTMAKKFIGNPVSVGPSVVKSRGTRTSEPSLHLFNNQDGEGFVIVAGDDRVGGVLGYSDRGRLDAENMSAPMKKLLERYARVVELVKVDSISVTPVYAKPPKASVKPLVSAEWSQDYPYNYYTPRSSTSGKPTYTGCTITAMAQVLYAHRWPKMRPEGVNRGKGAMAYDYYDWDNMLDSYSGGGYSEAQAQAVGVLMRDLGKLAQATYGVHGTLCDEAKLWNTLENDYNCNVRQLEKDRLPGGEFLQAIYQELSLGCPVFMTGGDHAFLYDGYDENGLVHINWGWAGLDNGYFDINTAATAGGGYGSDGCYYENQIALFVHPNDGMIEPLQPKPVVLSVNNDQGLQFQASEGMTVKSVIPAQIKGVGARNVAQDAGGAYTGQIGIGLFTQDGKCMHVFGQSGILTWATYYTSYNFEYDWWRMDLNEIDGLADGTYTLRPLGRRLLDADKGVWENWRQMVNGNSVPMIVNRGEVTLVQADNKPHLLLAGKPEVLEPAYQYSSQLAGILLNVSNLSRYQARGELQVELEGTGNLVGETYQVPNAYLIHMVAQRMDTTQWLVRFMTSYSGPTGSHELKAGKYRMKLRFNHNIETKNPGVYEIPVPEDFLLEVYPNNYEGRVTVTSVKLLDEAGSYVPSHYFDLDQKPQLVLGMSGYMKYLTQGSLQTRMRYRLVNVATGETAYTSSISRVSIPCNNDTDLTGSTRHTVNLSELAEGTYEIHVDIERDGMWLDRWNANTLRRRITLYRKAPTTGITKPALSQGTGSAAASSSSDAVYGLDGRKLTKVTQPGIYIRNGKKVVMRK encoded by the coding sequence ATGGATAAGAAATTTTACGCCATAGCCGTATCGGCGATATGTGCTATGAATGTCTATGCCGGACCGGTAGACGTGAACAAGGCGCAGACAATGGCAAAAAAGTTTATCGGAAATCCTGTGAGTGTGGGTCCGTCGGTGGTGAAAAGCCGCGGAACCCGTACTTCAGAACCATCGCTCCACCTCTTCAACAACCAGGATGGTGAAGGCTTCGTCATCGTGGCGGGTGATGACCGGGTAGGCGGGGTACTGGGATATAGCGACAGGGGAAGACTGGATGCTGAAAATATGTCGGCTCCGATGAAAAAACTCCTGGAGCGATATGCACGGGTGGTGGAGCTGGTGAAGGTAGACAGCATCAGCGTGACGCCGGTTTATGCCAAACCGCCGAAGGCATCGGTAAAACCGCTCGTCAGTGCGGAGTGGAGCCAGGATTATCCTTATAACTACTATACCCCGCGCAGCAGCACCAGCGGCAAGCCTACCTATACGGGCTGTACCATCACGGCGATGGCACAGGTGCTCTATGCCCACCGCTGGCCTAAGATGAGACCCGAGGGGGTAAACCGGGGTAAGGGTGCCATGGCATACGATTATTATGACTGGGACAACATGCTCGATTCCTACAGCGGAGGAGGGTACAGCGAGGCTCAGGCACAGGCAGTGGGCGTGCTGATGCGCGACTTGGGAAAACTGGCCCAGGCTACCTACGGTGTGCACGGAACCCTCTGTGATGAGGCAAAGTTATGGAATACCCTCGAGAACGATTACAACTGCAATGTGCGCCAGCTGGAGAAGGACAGACTGCCGGGCGGCGAGTTTCTGCAGGCTATCTACCAGGAACTGTCTCTCGGCTGTCCGGTCTTCATGACGGGCGGCGACCATGCCTTTTTATATGATGGCTATGATGAGAACGGACTGGTGCATATAAACTGGGGATGGGCTGGTCTGGACAATGGCTATTTCGACATCAATACAGCAGCGACGGCTGGCGGAGGTTACGGCAGCGACGGCTGTTACTACGAAAACCAGATAGCGCTCTTCGTGCATCCGAACGACGGAATGATAGAACCGCTGCAGCCTAAACCGGTGGTGCTGTCGGTGAACAATGACCAGGGACTGCAGTTTCAGGCGAGTGAAGGAATGACGGTGAAGTCGGTTATTCCGGCGCAGATCAAAGGTGTGGGAGCCCGCAATGTGGCTCAGGATGCCGGAGGCGCCTATACCGGACAGATAGGCATCGGACTCTTTACGCAGGACGGAAAGTGTATGCATGTCTTCGGGCAGTCGGGTATCTTGACTTGGGCTACCTATTATACCAGCTACAATTTCGAATATGACTGGTGGAGGATGGACCTGAATGAGATAGATGGTCTGGCAGACGGCACCTACACTCTGCGACCTTTGGGCCGCCGGCTCCTGGATGCTGACAAGGGTGTTTGGGAAAACTGGAGGCAGATGGTGAATGGCAATTCCGTGCCGATGATTGTAAACCGTGGCGAGGTTACGCTGGTACAGGCAGACAACAAGCCTCACCTGTTGCTTGCGGGAAAACCAGAGGTGCTGGAGCCAGCCTATCAGTACAGCAGCCAGTTGGCAGGCATTCTGCTGAATGTATCTAACCTGAGCCGCTATCAGGCTCGCGGCGAGTTACAGGTGGAACTGGAGGGCACGGGAAATCTGGTGGGTGAAACCTATCAGGTACCGAATGCCTATCTCATCCACATGGTGGCGCAGCGCATGGATACTACCCAGTGGCTCGTGAGGTTCATGACATCCTATTCGGGCCCTACCGGCTCTCATGAGCTCAAGGCAGGCAAGTATCGCATGAAGCTCCGCTTCAACCACAATATCGAGACGAAGAATCCTGGTGTCTACGAGATTCCGGTGCCGGAAGATTTCCTGCTCGAGGTATATCCTAACAACTACGAAGGCAGGGTGACCGTTACATCGGTGAAACTCCTGGATGAAGCGGGCAGTTATGTGCCTTCCCATTACTTCGACCTGGATCAGAAGCCGCAGCTGGTGCTGGGTATGTCGGGCTATATGAAGTATCTGACGCAGGGCAGTCTGCAAACCCGCATGCGCTACCGTCTGGTCAATGTGGCTACGGGCGAGACTGCGTATACGAGCAGCATCAGCAGAGTGAGCATTCCGTGCAACAATGATACGGATCTTACGGGTTCTACCCGCCATACCGTGAATCTTTCTGAGTTGGCAGAGGGCACCTACGAGATACATGTAGATATAGAGCGTGACGGCATGTGGCTGGACCGCTGGAATGCCAATACGTTGCGCCGCCGCATTACGCTCTACCGCAAGGCGCCGACTACAGGCATCACGAAGCCGGCTCTATCGCAGGGCACGGGCAGTGCAGCCGCCTCTTCATCTTCTGATGCAGTATACGGGTTGGATGGCCGCAAACTTACCAAAGTTACCCAGCCGGGCATCTATATCCGGAATGGAAAGAAGGTGGTAATGCGCAAATAA
- a CDS encoding DUF4954 family protein — protein sequence MNDYRPLTTEEIEVLKHNDCWAEDWTSVNVSEDFKPNFMHRVMLYGEINIGSFNKNVEVSQGFVKHSGINNATLRNVTIGDDCLIENVGNFINNYTIGDDCYISNISTMETTEGATYGEGNLVSVLNEVGEGNVILFSDLNSQLAAFMVKHFPDKEMKEKIRQLIKTDIDNKMPDRGQIGNNVKIINTKEITNCVINDYCEVNGASRLSDCTLLGSVHGNVYIGTGVITENSIIAEGASVINSVKIQDCFVGEACQLSNGFTASASVFFANSYMSNGEACAAFCGPFTASHHKSSLLIGGMFSFYNAGSATNFSNHAYKMGPMHWGILERGSKTASGAYLLMPATLGSFSVCFGKLMHHPNTRNLPFAYLIADGDKMFLIPGRNITTVGLYRDIKKWPKRDLRAMENRKSIVNFDWLSPYSVGEILKGKKILENLREVTGDNVSQYLYHEYIIPASSLHKGIKYYDIALRIYMGAVLKRVLKRDPAITPPASHVGVGDWDDLSGLLLPVSEEEGIVRDVKEGTIENIEQLLDRFEEINANYRDYQWAWTYQMICDYYGISDITLEDANRIHEDYIKARRSWIAEIRKDAEKEFAMGDVEEEVFRNFVDSLDQEIEYEN from the coding sequence ATGAATGATTACAGACCTTTAACCACCGAGGAAATCGAGGTGCTTAAACATAACGACTGCTGGGCCGAAGACTGGACCTCAGTCAATGTATCAGAAGATTTCAAGCCCAACTTCATGCACCGCGTGATGCTCTATGGCGAAATAAACATCGGATCCTTCAACAAGAACGTGGAGGTGAGCCAGGGCTTCGTAAAGCATTCGGGCATCAACAATGCCACCTTGCGCAATGTAACCATAGGCGACGACTGTCTGATAGAAAACGTAGGCAATTTCATCAACAACTATACCATTGGCGATGATTGCTACATCTCAAACATCTCGACCATGGAAACCACCGAGGGAGCTACTTACGGCGAAGGAAATCTTGTGAGCGTACTCAACGAGGTGGGCGAAGGCAACGTAATCCTCTTCAGCGATCTGAACAGCCAGCTGGCAGCCTTCATGGTGAAGCATTTCCCTGACAAGGAAATGAAGGAGAAGATTCGCCAGCTCATCAAGACCGACATCGACAACAAGATGCCGGATCGGGGACAGATTGGCAATAATGTGAAGATCATCAATACCAAGGAGATTACTAACTGCGTAATCAATGATTACTGCGAAGTGAACGGTGCTTCCCGTCTGAGCGACTGTACGCTATTGGGCTCTGTTCATGGCAACGTATATATCGGCACAGGCGTTATTACAGAAAACAGCATCATCGCTGAAGGCGCCAGCGTCATCAACAGCGTAAAGATACAGGATTGCTTCGTAGGCGAAGCCTGCCAGCTGTCTAACGGCTTTACCGCATCAGCCTCCGTATTCTTCGCCAACTCCTATATGAGCAATGGCGAGGCTTGTGCAGCCTTCTGCGGTCCTTTCACCGCTTCTCATCATAAGAGCAGTCTGCTTATCGGAGGCATGTTCTCTTTCTATAACGCCGGTTCTGCCACCAACTTCAGCAACCATGCCTACAAGATGGGACCTATGCACTGGGGCATTCTGGAGCGCGGTTCCAAGACAGCCAGCGGTGCTTATCTCCTGATGCCAGCCACTCTGGGTTCCTTCTCAGTATGCTTCGGCAAGCTGATGCACCACCCTAACACCCGCAATCTGCCTTTCGCCTACCTCATTGCCGATGGCGACAAGATGTTCCTCATCCCGGGCAGAAACATCACTACCGTAGGTCTGTACCGCGATATCAAAAAATGGCCTAAGCGTGATCTCCGTGCTATGGAGAACCGCAAGAGCATCGTCAACTTCGACTGGCTTTCACCTTATTCTGTTGGCGAGATTCTGAAGGGTAAGAAGATTCTTGAAAACCTGCGCGAGGTAACGGGCGATAATGTTTCGCAGTATCTCTATCACGAATATATCATACCGGCTTCATCGCTCCACAAGGGCATCAAATATTATGATATCGCCCTCCGCATCTACATGGGTGCCGTATTGAAGCGTGTACTGAAGCGCGACCCAGCCATCACCCCTCCAGCCAGCCATGTCGGCGTGGGCGATTGGGATGATCTTTCGGGACTCCTACTCCCGGTTTCTGAAGAAGAAGGCATCGTTAGGGATGTGAAGGAAGGAACTATCGAGAATATAGAACAGTTGCTCGACCGGTTTGAAGAAATCAATGCCAACTATCGCGACTACCAGTGGGCATGGACCTACCAGATGATCTGCGATTACTACGGCATCAGTGACATCACACTCGAAGATGCCAACCGCATACACGAAGATTATATCAAGGCACGCCGCTCATGGATAGCAGAAATCCGAAAGGATGCTGAGAAAGAATTTGCCATGGGCGATGTGGAGGAAGAGGTTTTCCGCAACTTCGTCGACAGCCTCGACCAGGAAATAGAATATGAGAATTAA
- a CDS encoding YncE family protein: MRKNMIMIGAGMMLALASCDKTEIREITEDRVVPQPVDTIKVADHFYLDGHLSRTAEDLGGRPLDAANLFHDGEELYVANFAGKCVDVFDAETLEFKRSMSNGDRTLARDVYAEGDHLFVAAGENQEVQIFDRKTGKYLSRLGTGSWPASMISKVGCVCATPRLVFVRDSKYTNIRVFDREALNLEAANNNKVFAKLSTGGDFIGSSNEPLGESYDMEVIGDSLYAFIPRTGTIYSWKVEDIIQQKDYAPLKVSRSQEFKLRSISKTGDKDKFFVSMLKDGKIQLAEYSLADFQARNFANPLRSFTADDRVLLPSQTIIAYQKEKLILTNGAKLDRWDIRNNPAYEIKPRQK, translated from the coding sequence ATGAGAAAAAATATGATCATGATAGGAGCAGGAATGATGCTGGCTTTAGCTTCCTGCGATAAGACAGAAATACGTGAGATAACGGAAGACAGAGTGGTACCGCAACCGGTAGATACCATCAAGGTGGCAGATCATTTCTATCTGGACGGACATCTTTCCCGCACAGCCGAAGATTTAGGTGGCAGACCGCTGGATGCAGCCAACCTCTTTCACGATGGCGAAGAGTTGTATGTGGCGAATTTTGCAGGCAAGTGTGTCGATGTCTTCGATGCCGAAACGTTGGAATTCAAGCGCAGCATGAGCAACGGAGACCGCACGCTGGCACGCGATGTTTATGCTGAAGGCGACCATCTCTTTGTGGCTGCCGGCGAAAATCAGGAGGTACAGATCTTCGACAGGAAAACGGGCAAATATCTCAGCCGTCTGGGCACAGGTTCCTGGCCAGCCAGCATGATTTCGAAGGTGGGCTGTGTTTGCGCAACCCCTCGTCTTGTTTTCGTGCGCGACTCAAAGTATACCAACATCCGAGTCTTCGACCGCGAGGCGCTGAACCTGGAGGCAGCAAACAACAATAAGGTATTTGCCAAGCTCAGTACGGGTGGCGATTTCATTGGCAGCAGTAATGAGCCGCTTGGAGAATCCTACGATATGGAGGTGATTGGCGATTCGCTCTATGCCTTCATCCCTCGCACGGGAACCATCTATTCATGGAAAGTAGAAGACATCATCCAGCAAAAGGATTATGCCCCGCTCAAGGTTTCCCGTTCTCAGGAGTTCAAGCTACGTTCCATTTCAAAGACCGGTGACAAGGATAAGTTCTTCGTATCAATGTTGAAGGACGGCAAGATACAGTTGGCAGAATACAGTCTCGCCGATTTCCAGGCAAGAAACTTTGCCAATCCGTTGCGCAGTTTCACCGCCGATGACCGCGTCCTCCTTCCTTCGCAGACCATCATAGCCTACCAGAAGGAGAAACTGATACTCACCAATGGTGCAAAGTTAGACCGTTGGGATATCCGCAACAATCCGGCATACGAAATCAAGCCAAGACAGAAATAA
- a CDS encoding fumarate hydratase produces MAKTPDFKYAPMFQIGEDKTEYRLISKEGVSTAEFEGKTILKVSKEALTLLAQQGFHDVEFMLRREHNLQVAKILSDPEASENDKYVALQFLRNAETAVKGILPFCQDTGTAIIHGEKGQRVWTDFEDEEALSLGVYNTYTQDNLRYSQNAPLNMYDEVNTRCNLPAQIDIEATEGDEYRFVMVAKGGGSANKTYFYPMTKATIQNEGTLLPFLVEKMKSLGTAACPPYHIAFVIGGTSAEKNLLTVKLASIKYYDELPTTGDETGRAFRDIDLENKLLEEAHKIGLGAQFGGKYLAHDIRVIRLPRHGASCPIGMGVSCSADRNIKAKINKDGIWLEKMDENPTELIPEELRNPGEGTKGIEIDLDKGIDAVRAELTKYPVSTRVNLKGTIIVARDIAHAKLKARLDAGEEMPEYFKNHPILYAGPAKTPEGYPCGSMGPTTANRMDPYVDEFQDHGASLVMIAKGNRGDVVTEACKKHGGFYLGTIGGVAAVLSQSSIKSIECVEYPELGMEAIWKITVEDFPAFILVDDKGNDFFKQLKPWTPCKECQK; encoded by the coding sequence ATGGCAAAAACTCCAGATTTTAAGTATGCTCCAATGTTCCAGATTGGAGAGGACAAGACAGAGTATCGCCTTATCTCTAAGGAAGGCGTAAGTACAGCAGAGTTCGAGGGTAAGACTATCCTCAAGGTTTCTAAGGAAGCTCTTACTTTGCTGGCACAGCAGGGTTTCCACGACGTAGAGTTCATGCTCCGTCGTGAGCACAACCTCCAGGTAGCTAAGATCCTCAGCGACCCAGAGGCTTCAGAGAACGACAAGTACGTAGCACTCCAGTTCCTCCGCAATGCAGAGACTGCCGTGAAGGGCATCCTCCCATTCTGCCAGGATACAGGTACTGCTATCATCCACGGTGAGAAGGGCCAGCGCGTATGGACCGACTTCGAGGACGAAGAGGCACTGAGCCTGGGTGTTTACAACACCTACACACAGGACAACCTCCGTTATTCTCAGAACGCTCCTCTCAACATGTATGATGAGGTGAACACCCGTTGCAACCTTCCTGCTCAGATTGATATCGAGGCTACAGAGGGCGACGAGTACCGCTTCGTGATGGTAGCTAAGGGTGGTGGCTCTGCCAACAAGACCTACTTCTACCCAATGACCAAGGCTACTATCCAGAACGAGGGCACATTGCTCCCATTCCTCGTAGAGAAGATGAAGAGTCTGGGTACAGCAGCATGTCCTCCTTACCACATCGCCTTCGTTATCGGTGGTACTTCAGCTGAGAAGAACCTCCTCACCGTGAAGTTGGCTTCTATCAAGTACTACGATGAGTTGCCTACAACAGGTGATGAGACGGGTCGTGCTTTCCGTGACATCGACTTGGAGAACAAGCTCCTCGAAGAGGCTCACAAGATTGGCTTGGGTGCACAGTTCGGTGGTAAGTATCTCGCTCACGATATCCGCGTGATCCGTCTGCCACGTCATGGTGCAAGCTGCCCTATCGGTATGGGTGTAAGCTGCTCTGCCGACCGCAACATCAAGGCTAAGATCAACAAGGACGGTATCTGGTTGGAGAAGATGGATGAGAACCCAACAGAGTTGATTCCTGAGGAGCTCCGCAACCCAGGTGAGGGTACCAAGGGTATCGAGATTGACCTCGACAAGGGTATCGACGCAGTTCGTGCTGAGTTGACCAAGTATCCTGTAAGCACCCGTGTTAACTTGAAGGGTACCATCATCGTGGCTCGTGACATCGCTCACGCTAAGCTCAAGGCTCGTCTGGATGCAGGCGAGGAGATGCCTGAGTACTTCAAGAACCACCCTATCCTCTATGCAGGACCAGCCAAGACTCCAGAGGGTTATCCATGTGGCTCTATGGGACCTACCACAGCCAACCGTATGGACCCATACGTAGATGAGTTCCAGGATCATGGCGCTAGCCTTGTAATGATTGCCAAGGGTAACCGTGGCGATGTTGTTACAGAGGCTTGCAAGAAGCATGGTGGTTTCTACCTCGGTACTATCGGTGGTGTAGCTGCCGTTCTCTCTCAGAGTTCTATCAAGAGCATCGAGTGCGTAGAGTACCCAGAGCTCGGTATGGAGGCTATCTGGAAGATTACCGTAGAGGACTTCCCTGCATTCATCCTCGTAGATGATAAGGGCAACGACTTCTTCAAGCAGTTGAAGCCTTGGACTCCTTGCAAGGAATGCCAGAAGTAA